The Micromonospora sp. Llam0 genome includes a window with the following:
- a CDS encoding helix-turn-helix domain-containing protein → MTPGRRITGDDRTKCRTDFAQLYHAGYPIRRIARETNRSYGFVRQILTEANVTFRTRGRNGEPSTPGAANNPKTTDR, encoded by the coding sequence ATGACACCGGGACGCCGCATCACCGGCGACGACCGAACCAAATGCCGGACCGACTTCGCCCAGCTCTACCACGCCGGCTACCCCATCCGCCGCATCGCCCGCGAAACCAACCGCTCCTACGGCTTCGTACGCCAGATCCTCACCGAAGCCAACGTCACATTCCGCACGCGAGGCAGAAACGGCGAACCGAGCACGCCGGGAGCCGCCAACAACCCCAAGACGACCGACCGATGA